From Oligoflexia bacterium, the proteins below share one genomic window:
- a CDS encoding zinc-binding dehydrogenase: protein MFAIQYNELGSSDVLNYTQVNKPSPKDGEVLIELKAASLNHLDLHFRRGLPGMKSPLPHIPGSDGAGIVVQNGSLASKFNKGDRVLINPGMPCGICDRCKNKQENLCHQYRLFGRENNGTYAQYTCVPEQNLLPIPSGVDFYSASAFALTYLTAWSMLMGKAQLKPKQTVLVMGAGSGVSCAAIQIAKFFKCTVFTTASTQEKRQKAKDLLQVDECIDYTKVAIDKEIRSLTDKQGVDVIIDHVGGEQWVPLLKSARNGGKIISCGATAGFDPKTDLRHIFYRQVQILGSTMGTWQEMQDVYQHFIAGHLKPIIDSVFPLKDAAKAQDKMENRQSFGKIVLDIPY from the coding sequence ATGTTTGCCATACAATACAACGAACTTGGCTCAAGTGATGTTTTAAACTATACCCAAGTCAATAAACCTTCTCCCAAAGACGGTGAAGTTTTAATCGAGCTTAAAGCGGCTTCGTTAAACCATTTAGATTTGCACTTTAGACGTGGCTTACCAGGCATGAAAAGCCCCCTTCCACATATTCCTGGTTCTGACGGAGCAGGTATTGTTGTTCAAAATGGATCTTTGGCCAGTAAATTTAATAAGGGAGATCGAGTCCTTATTAATCCCGGGATGCCCTGTGGAATTTGTGATCGTTGTAAAAATAAACAAGAAAACCTTTGTCATCAGTACCGTCTTTTTGGTCGAGAAAACAATGGTACCTATGCTCAATACACTTGCGTACCAGAACAAAACTTACTACCTATTCCAAGTGGAGTTGATTTTTATTCAGCGTCTGCCTTTGCACTTACTTACCTTACAGCTTGGAGTATGCTGATGGGTAAAGCGCAATTAAAACCCAAACAAACTGTTCTTGTTATGGGAGCTGGTTCAGGTGTTAGTTGCGCAGCCATACAAATAGCAAAATTTTTCAAATGCACTGTTTTTACAACGGCTAGCACCCAAGAAAAAAGACAAAAAGCAAAGGACCTACTACAGGTTGATGAATGCATTGATTACACCAAAGTTGCCATTGACAAAGAAATCCGATCATTAACTGACAAACAAGGTGTTGATGTCATCATAGACCATGTTGGTGGTGAACAATGGGTACCTTTATTAAAATCCGCGCGCAATGGTGGAAAAATTATAAGTTGTGGCGCCACTGCTGGTTTTGATCCAAAAACTGACCTTAGACATATTTTTTATAGACAAGTACAAATTTTAGGCTCAACCATGGGGACTTGGCAAGAAATGCAAGACGTTTATCAACACTTTATTGCCGGACATCTAAAACCAATCATTGATTCTGTTTTTCCTTTAAAAGATGCTGCAAAGGCACAAGACAAAATGGAAAACAGACAAAGTTTTGGAAAAATAGTTTTAGATATTCCCTATTAA
- a CDS encoding SDR family NAD(P)-dependent oxidoreductase has product MNKTVIITGASSGFGYETAKKLHHEGYTLILGARRTEKLKHLQLLLGEERCFVHQLDVQDTQSVQNFKDFTDSKKLQISGLINNAGLALGKDSLVDSDEKDILTMLDTNVLGIFRMCKSFIPILQETAYSQIINIGSIAGHEAYPKGAGYCASKFAVKALTQSLRQELLTKKIKVSSIDPGLANTEFSIVRHKGNQNLADATYNNISPLHAKDIADAVYFVLSRPKHVNIDQMLIMPSQQANAHMLDRSGEIE; this is encoded by the coding sequence ATGAATAAAACAGTGATCATAACAGGTGCCTCAAGTGGCTTTGGCTACGAAACCGCTAAAAAACTGCATCATGAGGGATACACTCTCATCTTAGGTGCCCGACGAACAGAAAAACTTAAACACCTGCAACTTCTCTTAGGTGAGGAAAGATGTTTTGTTCATCAACTTGATGTCCAAGATACGCAGAGTGTACAGAACTTTAAAGATTTTACGGATTCAAAAAAACTTCAGATCAGTGGACTGATAAACAATGCCGGCCTTGCCCTTGGGAAGGATAGCTTGGTGGATTCTGATGAAAAAGATATTTTAACCATGTTGGACACCAATGTTCTTGGCATATTTCGTATGTGTAAAAGTTTCATCCCAATTCTACAAGAAACAGCATACTCACAGATCATTAACATAGGTTCAATTGCAGGGCATGAAGCTTACCCAAAAGGTGCTGGTTATTGTGCTTCTAAATTTGCGGTCAAGGCTTTAACTCAATCGCTAAGACAAGAGCTGCTTACAAAAAAAATTAAAGTCAGTTCCATTGATCCTGGTTTAGCCAACACAGAATTTAGTATTGTTAGACATAAAGGCAACCAAAATTTAGCAGATGCCACATACAATAACATAAGCCCTTTACATGCAAAAGACATTGCTGATGCTGTTTATTTTGTATTGAGTCGCCCAAAACATGTCAACATCGATCAAATGCTTATTATGCCAAGCCAACAAGCCAATGCCCATATGCTTGATCGCAGTGGAGAAATTGAATAA
- a CDS encoding deoxyribodipyrimidine photo-lyase produces MSQNIKNYGIHWFRRDLRIAGNPALQENWKKNDGRVVGLFCFDKKFLSRNDFSINRFQFFIETLKSLKQELLAAGSDLLFLDQGPFESFESLFEQFNAQNIPRPTLFTWNNDYEPFAIKRDQSIKQLLDTWDISQFSCNDHLLIEPELVTKKGSDDEYYQVFTPFSRQWLDVFKTEPIQRRIKQQEHTFNYLDALKDNKSKKIFSLTWENLCGKKLKLQDSLNTYDQSNKKKTTVPIPKAGSLYAYKCLENFSSKLNSYKDKRDTPSIDGTSQFSFFLKNGSLTIAQIIAYFKLKAFDPKNKNQKDTFFNELIWREFYYHILYHHPHVEKEAFKPEYNQIQWKNNERWFEAWKNGETGFPIVDAAMLQLKTTGWMHNRCRMIVASFLCKDLLIDWRWGEKYFMETLLDGDLAPNNGGWQWSASTGCDAQPYFRIFNPWSQSKKFDPEGLYIKNFLPKLKDIDAGLLHDERKVSEHYMTPIVNHKTQRERALKMYKEINNA; encoded by the coding sequence ATGAGCCAAAACATAAAAAACTATGGTATTCATTGGTTTAGAAGAGACCTAAGAATAGCAGGTAATCCGGCTTTACAAGAAAACTGGAAAAAAAATGATGGCCGAGTTGTTGGTTTATTTTGTTTTGATAAAAAATTTCTCAGTAGAAATGATTTTTCTATTAACCGTTTTCAGTTTTTTATTGAAACATTAAAATCACTCAAACAAGAACTTCTTGCTGCTGGAAGTGATCTTCTTTTTCTTGACCAAGGCCCATTTGAATCATTTGAAAGTTTGTTTGAACAGTTTAATGCTCAAAATATACCACGCCCCACTTTATTTACTTGGAATAATGACTATGAACCTTTTGCTATAAAAAGGGATCAAAGCATTAAACAACTTTTAGACACTTGGGATATCTCACAATTTTCTTGTAATGATCACCTTTTAATTGAGCCAGAGTTGGTGACAAAAAAAGGAAGTGATGATGAGTATTATCAAGTTTTCACTCCTTTTTCTAGGCAATGGCTAGATGTCTTTAAAACAGAACCTATTCAAAGACGTATCAAACAACAAGAGCATACTTTTAACTATTTGGACGCTTTAAAAGACAATAAATCAAAGAAGATTTTTTCATTAACATGGGAGAACCTTTGTGGAAAAAAATTAAAGCTACAAGACAGTTTAAATACCTATGATCAGTCCAATAAAAAGAAAACAACGGTTCCAATACCAAAAGCAGGTTCTCTTTATGCCTATAAATGTTTAGAAAATTTTTCCAGCAAACTTAATTCATATAAAGATAAACGAGATACTCCTTCAATAGATGGCACCTCACAATTTTCATTTTTTCTTAAAAACGGATCTTTAACCATTGCTCAAATTATTGCCTACTTTAAACTTAAAGCTTTTGACCCCAAAAATAAAAACCAGAAAGACACTTTTTTCAATGAATTGATTTGGCGAGAATTTTATTATCACATTTTATATCACCACCCTCATGTTGAAAAAGAAGCCTTTAAACCCGAATACAATCAAATTCAATGGAAAAACAATGAACGGTGGTTTGAAGCTTGGAAAAACGGAGAAACCGGTTTTCCTATTGTTGATGCCGCCATGTTACAACTTAAAACAACGGGTTGGATGCACAATCGTTGTCGAATGATTGTGGCATCATTTTTATGTAAAGATTTATTGATTGATTGGCGCTGGGGAGAAAAATACTTTATGGAAACCTTACTTGATGGAGATTTAGCGCCAAACAATGGTGGCTGGCAATGGTCTGCTTCAACAGGTTGCGATGCCCAACCGTACTTTAGAATTTTTAATCCTTGGTCACAATCTAAAAAATTTGACCCAGAAGGATTGTATATAAAAAACTTTTTGCCCAAACTCAAAGATATTGATGCAGGGCTGCTTCATGATGAACGTAAAGTTTCAGAACATTATATGACTCCCATTGTTAATCATAAAACACAAAGAGAAAGAGCTTTAAAGATGTACAAGGAAATAAATAATGCTTAG
- the htpX gene encoding zinc metalloprotease HtpX yields the protein MQNTLKTTVLMALLVVVFAYLGKLLGGQQGMILGLIFAAVSNFFSYWFSDKMVLKMYKAKEVNETSAPELYSMVRGLTMNANIPMPKVYIIQNPTPNAFATGRNPEHAAVAVTTGILNLLDHDELSGVIGHELTHIANRDILVQTIAATFAGAISILASIARWGAMLGGGRSRDGENSNPLALIAAMIFAPMAAMLIQMAISRSREYGADKGGAKICGNPLYLARALQKLELGAQHYPMDDATPETAHMFIINPISGLKGIKNLFRTHPITAERIKRLEAMAQNPSLMNG from the coding sequence ATGCAAAATACGCTTAAAACCACTGTTTTAATGGCATTATTGGTTGTCGTTTTTGCTTACTTAGGCAAATTACTCGGGGGTCAACAAGGTATGATTCTTGGTTTGATTTTTGCTGCTGTAAGCAATTTTTTCTCATACTGGTTTTCAGATAAAATGGTTTTAAAAATGTACAAAGCCAAAGAAGTTAATGAAACCTCTGCGCCTGAACTGTACAGTATGGTTCGTGGCTTAACCATGAATGCCAACATCCCCATGCCCAAAGTTTATATCATCCAAAACCCCACACCCAATGCCTTTGCAACTGGCAGAAACCCTGAGCATGCTGCAGTTGCCGTAACAACAGGGATTTTAAACTTACTGGATCATGATGAACTTTCTGGTGTTATTGGCCATGAGTTAACTCACATAGCCAACAGAGATATTTTGGTTCAGACCATTGCCGCTACTTTTGCTGGAGCAATTTCTATATTAGCCAGCATCGCAAGATGGGGAGCAATGTTAGGTGGCGGAAGAAGTCGTGATGGAGAAAACTCTAATCCTTTAGCTTTAATAGCTGCTATGATTTTTGCGCCTATGGCAGCCATGCTTATTCAAATGGCTATTTCTAGATCAAGAGAATATGGTGCCGATAAAGGTGGTGCAAAAATTTGTGGCAACCCTTTATATTTGGCAAGAGCTTTACAAAAGTTAGAACTGGGAGCTCAGCATTATCCAATGGATGATGCCACACCTGAAACCGCACATATGTTTATTATCAACCCTATAAGCGGTTTAAAGGGCATTAAAAATCTTTTTAGAACTCATCCTATTACCGCCGAAAGAATTAAAAGACTAGAAGCTATGGCTCAAAACCCAAGCTTAATGAACGGATGA
- a CDS encoding MBL fold metallo-hydrolase — protein sequence MIRYFYFICIFFICSCHTVNPYFDSKKKHHSVNGFKNTHAPPDQSLFQLLQWWLKHRQIIAGLKHEKVDVKPVLPKTLIHNDPSTAQITWLGHSTILLQLKGFNILFDPIFSNRASPFSFLGPRRKSKLPIKLEKLPNIDYIILSHDHYDHLDPQAIAKIVALNPDVQILTPLAYKKWFEKMNIYNVFELDWWDELDNDKITFHLTPAQHWCRRTLFDKNERLWGSWLIETEGFKFYFAGDSGYGDHYKTINKKFGPIDFSAIPIGSYLPNWIMKFQHMKPMEAAKAHIDLASKFSLGIHWGTFILSDEALHQPKEDLILAVNQLKPKMPFKTIAIGESLKVKLRP from the coding sequence ATGATTCGTTATTTTTACTTTATATGCATCTTTTTTATCTGTTCTTGTCACACAGTCAACCCATATTTTGATTCAAAGAAAAAACATCATTCCGTCAATGGTTTTAAAAACACACACGCTCCTCCTGATCAATCTCTTTTTCAACTTTTACAGTGGTGGCTAAAACATAGACAAATTATTGCCGGCTTAAAACATGAAAAAGTTGATGTAAAGCCAGTTTTACCTAAAACTTTAATTCACAATGACCCTTCTACTGCTCAAATTACTTGGTTAGGACACTCTACAATTTTATTGCAACTCAAAGGCTTTAATATTCTATTTGACCCTATTTTTTCAAATCGGGCTTCACCTTTTTCTTTCTTAGGCCCTAGAAGAAAATCAAAACTTCCCATCAAACTCGAAAAGCTGCCTAATATAGATTATATTATTCTGTCACATGATCACTATGACCATCTTGATCCTCAAGCCATTGCAAAAATTGTTGCTCTTAATCCTGACGTACAAATTTTAACACCTTTGGCCTATAAAAAGTGGTTTGAAAAAATGAACATTTACAATGTTTTTGAACTCGACTGGTGGGATGAACTGGATAACGATAAAATAACCTTCCACCTAACACCTGCTCAGCATTGGTGTAGACGAACCCTATTTGATAAAAACGAACGCCTTTGGGGTTCATGGTTAATTGAAACCGAGGGTTTTAAATTTTATTTTGCTGGCGACAGTGGCTACGGCGACCATTACAAAACGATTAATAAGAAATTTGGTCCAATAGATTTCTCGGCCATACCCATTGGTTCATATTTACCCAACTGGATCATGAAATTTCAGCATATGAAACCCATGGAGGCTGCTAAGGCTCACATTGATTTAGCTTCAAAGTTTTCTTTGGGTATTCATTGGGGTACGTTTATTCTATCCGACGAAGCTTTACACCAACCCAAAGAAGACTTGATATTGGCCGTTAATCAACTTAAGCCCAAAATGCCATTTAAAACCATTGCCATTGGTGAGAGCCTAAAAGTCAAATTAAGACCCTAA
- a CDS encoding superoxide dismutase [Ni] yields MKKLLTVLFFISAIYMSFSSAQAHCQVPCGIYDDHARIHLMQEHAMTIEKARKMITELQAEKQANKTNYNQIVRWIMTKEQHASEIQKIVNEYFLIQRIKMDWPDAKRNKFLNQLHKISVYAMQCKQSLDQASYSELNKAINAFEKSYIDKDGK; encoded by the coding sequence ATGAAAAAATTATTAACAGTTTTGTTTTTTATATCTGCAATTTATATGAGTTTTTCAAGTGCTCAAGCACACTGTCAAGTGCCTTGTGGTATTTATGATGATCATGCAAGGATACATTTAATGCAAGAGCATGCCATGACAATAGAAAAAGCAAGAAAAATGATTACTGAGTTACAAGCAGAGAAGCAGGCTAATAAAACCAATTACAATCAAATCGTTCGTTGGATTATGACCAAAGAGCAACATGCAAGTGAGATTCAAAAAATAGTCAATGAGTACTTTCTAATTCAAAGAATAAAAATGGATTGGCCGGATGCCAAGCGCAATAAGTTTTTAAACCAGCTGCATAAAATATCGGTTTATGCTATGCAATGTAAGCAATCATTGGATCAAGCGTCTTATTCAGAGCTCAATAAAGCAATCAACGCTTTTGAAAAAAGTTATATTGATAAAGATGGAAAATAA
- a CDS encoding PIG-L family deacetylase, which translates to MENKSVAIQSTVLTYNFPQAGKKISHLAIGAHPDDVEIFAFNAIHQCYQNNDKHFAAIICSNGSGAPAYGEFKEKSKDEIVKIRKEEQEKAAQIGNYSGLIHFNLESEVLKKGDEVFVNDLKALIEFFKPDYIYTHSPFDDHKTHRCTLRACLQALQMINDKSWLKGFYACEVWGSLDWLPRQYKYVLGENEGDDLQMQLLDCFYSQNIGSQKRYDLGTIGRKLGNATFFESDKGNLYTHQSYALDLSSVINQNNFDISKYCVSIVADYLESIKNKLVDLQ; encoded by the coding sequence ATGGAAAATAAATCTGTAGCTATTCAAAGTACTGTTTTAACTTACAACTTTCCTCAAGCAGGAAAGAAAATAAGCCATTTAGCGATTGGAGCCCATCCTGATGATGTGGAAATCTTTGCTTTCAACGCCATACATCAGTGTTATCAAAATAATGACAAACATTTTGCAGCCATTATTTGTAGCAATGGTTCTGGTGCACCTGCCTATGGGGAGTTTAAAGAAAAGAGTAAAGATGAGATTGTTAAGATAAGAAAAGAAGAGCAAGAAAAAGCAGCACAGATAGGTAATTACAGTGGCTTAATTCACTTTAATCTTGAAAGTGAAGTTTTAAAAAAAGGTGATGAAGTTTTTGTAAATGATCTTAAGGCATTAATAGAGTTTTTTAAACCTGACTATATTTATACCCATAGTCCTTTTGATGACCATAAAACCCATCGGTGTACATTGCGTGCGTGCTTGCAAGCATTACAAATGATAAATGATAAGTCATGGCTAAAAGGTTTTTATGCTTGTGAAGTATGGGGCAGTTTAGATTGGCTTCCAAGACAATACAAATATGTTTTGGGAGAAAATGAAGGGGACGATTTACAAATGCAATTGCTTGATTGTTTTTACTCGCAAAATATAGGTAGTCAAAAACGCTATGATTTGGGGACAATAGGAAGAAAGCTAGGTAATGCAACTTTTTTTGAGTCAGACAAGGGTAATTTGTATACACATCAAAGCTATGCGCTTGATTTATCGTCTGTTATTAATCAAAACAATTTTGATATCTCAAAGTATTGTGTAAGCATTGTTGCAGATTATTTAGAATCTATTAAAAATAAATTGGTTGATCTACAATGA
- a CDS encoding glucosamine-6-phosphate deaminase — protein sequence MILQNIKFYDTPEQAASTAAQDVFLWLAEQKKSINIVLATGRTPVIFYRNLIKNLETKPALIKECFFLNLDEYVGYEPSNPYSFAYFLKQHVIKPLGLTPEQYSFWDGASSKMQDQIIAKEQMIQDRGGLDLVILGLGTNAHIAFNEPGTPFNSQCHLVNLSQQTLKANQELLDPDIEKPKQAVTMGISTILAAKKIIVLAFGKEKIKAVQHTLMNKPSENWPASALQSHDNCHFYFDEAIKNGLIC from the coding sequence ATGATTTTACAAAATATAAAATTTTACGATACCCCTGAACAGGCGGCCAGTACTGCAGCACAAGATGTTTTTTTATGGTTAGCAGAGCAAAAAAAAAGCATAAATATTGTTTTGGCCACGGGTAGAACACCGGTAATATTTTACCGTAACTTAATCAAAAACTTAGAAACTAAGCCAGCACTTATCAAAGAATGTTTTTTTTTAAATTTGGATGAGTATGTTGGCTACGAACCTTCAAACCCATATTCTTTTGCATATTTTTTAAAGCAACATGTTATTAAGCCTTTAGGATTAACACCTGAGCAATACAGTTTTTGGGATGGGGCTAGTTCTAAGATGCAGGATCAAATTATTGCCAAAGAACAAATGATTCAAGACAGAGGTGGACTTGATTTAGTGATTCTTGGTTTAGGGACCAATGCCCACATTGCGTTTAATGAGCCGGGAACACCCTTTAATAGTCAGTGTCATTTGGTTAATTTAAGTCAACAAACACTTAAAGCCAATCAAGAACTATTGGACCCTGATATTGAAAAACCAAAACAAGCGGTAACTATGGGGATATCAACCATTTTGGCGGCAAAAAAAATTATTGTACTTGCTTTTGGAAAGGAAAAAATTAAAGCTGTTCAACACACACTCATGAATAAACCATCAGAAAACTGGCCAGCATCAGCTTTACAAAGTCATGACAATTGTCACTTTTATTTTGATGAAGCAATTAAAAATGGTTTAATTTGTTAA
- a CDS encoding UDP-glucose/GDP-mannose dehydrogenase family protein, whose protein sequence is MKIAVVGTGYVGLVTGTCFAETGNQVMCLDLDQSKIEQLKQAKVPFFEPGLEDLVEKNSKQGKLKFTTNADEAFANAQIALICVGTPSSDNGSANLEYVYGAARDIAKHAPKDLILITKSTVPVGTGDEVEKIVRNEGRDDIVVVSNPEFLREGSAVQDCMYPDRVVIGTENARAKETLTKLYESFVRSGKPILSMKRRSAEMAKYGANSLLACRISFINEMSRICENVGADIQDVRIAMGTDNRIGMQYLYPSIGFGGSCFPKDVRALEFLAKEHGMQPDLLTATLQANEKQKDNYVSKITEHFGGKESLKGKKIAVWGVAFKAKTDDIRESPSLHVMDKLIALGADIHSYDPEANQNTNQHYGSDVTVHEDMYTAIEGADALCVLTEWNEFRSPDFSRIASVMKTPTLFDGRNLYDVKQLSEFNYYRIG, encoded by the coding sequence ATGAAAATAGCAGTTGTGGGTACAGGTTACGTAGGTTTGGTCACAGGGACATGTTTTGCTGAGACAGGCAATCAGGTGATGTGTCTTGATTTAGACCAATCTAAAATAGAACAGTTAAAACAAGCAAAGGTTCCATTCTTTGAACCAGGATTAGAAGATTTGGTTGAAAAGAATAGCAAACAAGGAAAGTTAAAATTCACTACAAATGCAGATGAGGCCTTTGCCAATGCACAAATCGCTCTTATTTGCGTTGGAACCCCTTCCTCTGACAATGGCTCAGCAAATTTAGAATATGTTTATGGTGCTGCAAGAGATATAGCAAAACATGCACCTAAAGATTTGATCTTAATTACCAAGAGCACGGTTCCTGTAGGCACAGGTGATGAAGTTGAAAAAATTGTTAGAAATGAAGGTAGAGATGATATTGTAGTGGTCTCTAATCCAGAGTTTTTGCGTGAAGGATCTGCTGTTCAAGATTGCATGTACCCTGACAGAGTTGTTATAGGAACTGAGAATGCTAGAGCTAAGGAAACATTAACAAAACTGTATGAAAGCTTTGTTAGATCTGGAAAACCCATTCTTAGTATGAAACGTCGATCTGCAGAAATGGCAAAATATGGAGCAAACTCGCTGCTAGCTTGTAGAATATCTTTTATCAACGAAATGTCTCGTATTTGTGAAAATGTTGGGGCTGATATTCAAGATGTTCGCATAGCCATGGGAACAGACAACCGTATTGGCATGCAGTATTTGTATCCCAGTATTGGATTTGGTGGTTCATGTTTTCCTAAAGATGTAAGAGCTTTAGAGTTTTTAGCAAAAGAACATGGTATGCAACCCGACCTGCTGACTGCAACTTTACAAGCCAATGAAAAACAAAAAGATAATTATGTTAGTAAAATCACTGAACATTTTGGTGGTAAAGAGAGCTTAAAAGGTAAAAAGATAGCTGTGTGGGGTGTAGCATTTAAAGCAAAAACCGATGATATCAGAGAGTCACCTTCTTTGCATGTTATGGATAAGTTGATTGCTCTAGGAGCAGATATTCACAGTTATGATCCAGAAGCAAATCAAAACACAAATCAACATTATGGATCAGATGTTACTGTTCATGAAGATATGTACACCGCAATTGAAGGAGCGGATGCTTTATGTGTCTTAACAGAGTGGAATGAATTTAGAAGTCCAGACTTTTCTAGGATTGCATCTGTGATGAAAACACCCACCTTATTTGATGGTAGAAATTTATATGATGTAAAGCAGCTAAGCGAATTTAATTACTATCGTATTGGTTAA
- a CDS encoding glycosyltransferase family 4 protein, producing MKKNIFFISSYFYPERGAGAVRAFEFVKTWSKKYNIDVFTNVPNYPFGRPYKGYRLKFPKATDTDSFKFTVHRVFTLLAENSGFLKRSIAYIIFCLSTFLNILFYKKKPTLVIATSPQLLTSLSGVLTAKYYKVPFILDVRDLWPEAIIESGVAINKYIIRILKSLSAFAYKSAKIISVTTEVQKKKIVASYNVPSEKIKVIANGYNAEMFKPINSDDKKILEFKKLFGKNHISVGYIGNLAFYYDFDVFLSLAKDFKDINFVLMGEGSQKNDLEYKINQAKLNNLKLLDSIDYEDVPYAMNALDMGIVKHKDNMPITESMLPVKLFEYIACNTPCIYYGKGEGAALMKELNLNDLILNFEQGYEMLKSKIQSYNFKNDIAFNKETLKCYAREALALNFQNNIIDKVIVP from the coding sequence ATGAAAAAGAACATTTTTTTTATAAGCTCATATTTTTACCCTGAAAGAGGTGCTGGCGCAGTAAGAGCCTTTGAGTTTGTAAAAACATGGTCTAAAAAATACAATATTGATGTTTTTACCAATGTTCCCAATTATCCTTTTGGTAGACCTTATAAAGGCTATCGTTTAAAGTTTCCAAAAGCTACAGATACAGATAGTTTTAAATTTACAGTACATCGAGTATTTACATTACTTGCTGAAAACAGTGGTTTTTTGAAACGTTCAATAGCTTACATTATTTTTTGTCTCTCAACATTCTTAAATATATTGTTTTATAAAAAAAAGCCTACGCTTGTTATTGCCACATCACCACAACTGCTAACATCACTTAGTGGAGTACTGACGGCAAAGTATTATAAGGTTCCATTTATTCTTGATGTTAGAGATTTATGGCCGGAAGCTATTATTGAATCTGGTGTGGCTATCAATAAATATATAATAAGAATTCTAAAATCTTTAAGTGCCTTTGCCTATAAAAGCGCAAAAATTATCAGTGTCACTACGGAAGTCCAAAAGAAAAAAATAGTTGCATCCTACAACGTTCCATCAGAAAAAATTAAAGTCATTGCTAATGGCTACAATGCTGAGATGTTTAAGCCAATTAACTCTGATGATAAAAAAATTTTAGAGTTTAAAAAGCTATTTGGAAAAAATCATATCTCTGTTGGATACATTGGTAACTTAGCTTTCTATTATGATTTTGATGTTTTTTTAAGTCTTGCTAAAGACTTTAAAGATATAAACTTTGTTCTTATGGGTGAAGGATCTCAAAAAAATGATTTGGAGTATAAAATCAATCAAGCCAAGTTAAACAACTTGAAACTTCTTGATTCAATTGATTATGAAGATGTTCCTTATGCAATGAATGCATTGGATATGGGAATAGTGAAGCATAAAGATAATATGCCTATTACAGAGAGTATGCTGCCGGTAAAGCTTTTTGAATATATTGCCTGCAACACCCCATGCATATATTACGGAAAAGGTGAAGGTGCAGCTTTAATGAAAGAGTTAAATTTAAATGATTTAATATTAAACTTTGAACAAGGTTATGAAATGCTTAAAAGTAAAATTCAAAGTTATAATTTTAAAAATGATATTGCTTTTAACAAAGAAACATTAAAATGCTATGCAAGAGAGGCCTTGGCTTTAAACTTTCAAAATAATATTATTGATAAGGTGATAGTGCCATGA